A single region of the Candidatus Poribacteria bacterium genome encodes:
- a CDS encoding formylglycine-generating enzyme family protein, producing MKFSKLSYLFTLFILALLVLACHDPIESPLVGTLPLKTITTAKDNAVMVYVPAGEFLMGTTDEDMEDFKEFFPLRDPVRYDNERPQRTVYVDAFYIDKFEVTNQQYKQFLAETGHEPKHYLDYEPHNAPDFPAAVLTWEDAAAYANWAGKRLPTEAEWEKAARGTDGRHWPWGNEWDDTKLSGNDGTGLRDGYKETAPVGQFPQGASPYGAHDMAGNLWEWVADWYDPNYYRNAPTNINPTGPETGDGHVLRGGGWAENHDFTRCASRLGGNPGSLIRGFRCTMDAK from the coding sequence ATGAAATTTAGCAAACTCAGTTACCTGTTTACACTCTTCATCCTCGCTTTATTGGTACTTGCCTGCCACGACCCTATAGAGTCACCGCTTGTTGGTACCCTGCCCCTCAAAACGATCACAACCGCCAAAGATAACGCAGTCATGGTTTATGTGCCCGCGGGTGAATTCCTCATGGGAACCACTGATGAAGATATGGAAGATTTCAAAGAATTCTTTCCACTCCGCGATCCCGTCCGGTATGATAATGAGCGTCCGCAACGCACCGTCTATGTCGATGCCTTCTATATTGACAAATTTGAGGTGACAAATCAGCAGTATAAGCAATTCCTTGCTGAGACCGGTCATGAACCTAAGCACTATTTAGACTACGAACCGCATAATGCGCCGGATTTCCCTGCGGCTGTCTTAACTTGGGAAGATGCCGCCGCCTATGCGAACTGGGCAGGCAAAAGGTTACCCACCGAGGCGGAATGGGAAAAAGCCGCACGCGGCACAGATGGACGGCACTGGCCCTGGGGCAATGAATGGGACGACACAAAGCTCAGCGGAAACGACGGCACAGGGCTGAGGGATGGGTATAAAGAGACCGCACCGGTCGGACAGTTTCCACAAGGCGCGAGTCCTTACGGCGCACACGACATGGCAGGCAATCTCTGGGAATGGGTAGCAGATTGGTATGATCCGAATTACTACCGTAACGCACCGACCAATATCAATCCGACGGGACCCGAAACCGGTGATGGACATGTGCTAAGAGGCGGCGGTTGGGCTGAGAACCACGACTTCACGCGATGTGCAAGCCGTCTCGGTGGAAACCCCGGTTCACTCATCCGAGGTTTCCGATGCACAATGGACGCAAAGTAG
- a CDS encoding HNH endonuclease yields MSTNILQKHIQKMKRLRVDRAHGAAPNKPILLLAIVELIEQGQIRENKVSPSPDLFEIFMKYWSIVTDRKPNLALPFFHLKSEGFWHLQANAGYETALKVATQIKTVSRLREIVSSASFDDELFLLLTNTHDREVIRQTLIDTYFTDFKADIESLITEGQHIDAYRQALLRQVKQTFSSLQPLAPTETDNPIRTAGFRQAIMRIYDYTCAVCQLYVLTLDGESVTEAAHIIPFKVSGNNDVRNGISLCRLHHWAFDNGLISFDKNYEVIVSELMIERGPTEWLLTTLRGKSIWLPADEEYHPAQDALAWHREKIFRR; encoded by the coding sequence ATGTCTACTAATATTCTACAAAAACATATCCAAAAGATGAAACGCTTACGAGTAGATAGGGCACACGGAGCAGCACCTAATAAGCCCATTCTCTTGTTAGCCATCGTTGAACTGATTGAGCAAGGACAGATTCGTGAAAATAAAGTCTCACCATCTCCAGATTTGTTTGAGATTTTCATGAAATATTGGTCAATAGTGACTGACCGAAAACCCAACCTCGCCCTACCATTTTTTCATTTAAAAAGTGAAGGGTTCTGGCACCTCCAAGCAAATGCTGGATACGAAACAGCATTAAAAGTTGCCACCCAAATTAAAACGGTCTCTCGCCTTCGTGAGATTGTTTCATCCGCAAGTTTTGATGATGAGCTTTTCCTCTTACTTACGAATACCCATGACCGAGAAGTAATCCGTCAAACCCTTATAGATACCTATTTCACAGATTTTAAGGCAGATATCGAAAGTCTTATAACTGAAGGACAACATATTGATGCGTACAGACAGGCACTACTGCGGCAAGTCAAACAAACATTTTCATCTTTACAACCGTTGGCACCAACAGAAACAGATAATCCGATTCGCACCGCAGGTTTCCGTCAAGCGATCATGCGAATTTACGATTACACTTGTGCAGTTTGTCAATTGTATGTTCTAACACTGGATGGGGAGAGCGTAACTGAAGCTGCCCACATCATCCCGTTCAAGGTTTCAGGAAACAATGATGTCCGGAATGGAATTTCTCTTTGCAGGCTGCATCACTGGGCGTTTGACAATGGCTTGATTTCTTTCGACAAGAACTATGAAGTGATTGTCTCAGAACTTATGATTGAACGTGGACCAACAGAGTGGCTGCTAACGACCTTGCGTGGTAAGTCTATATGGTTGCCTGCAGACGAAGAATACCATCCTGCTCAAGATGCCTTGGCATGGCATCGTGAGAAAATTTTCAGACGATAA
- a CDS encoding Gfo/Idh/MocA family oxidoreductase — translation MTIRVGIVGAGGISRAHQRTYTAVGGFEIVAVCDIIKSKANEAADKWGVPRKHVFTSYNKMLEMDEIDTVSVCTYNQGHRRPTVAALNAGKHVFCEKPMAATLPDATAMVRAAKASGKILQIGIHSTFNPRLQFAKKLIDSGLLGDIYYSESTGGSRRRNPGRTFIYKKTAGAGAIVDVGVYNMHDSLYAMGYPKPVRVSAITEDCISQQDPQFKGIMDVEEFGVAWVRFDNGGVMVFKISWVVHQDSLGPSFCLGKEAGISLNEPVVYADAYTNDLKKLVKSEGLTAEANPPEGMTTIQFSGFPEVDVWQAQITAFREAVKVDAPSPILPEGVLLTNVIMDGIFRSHAAGKEVAVRVPEVE, via the coding sequence ATGACGATACGAGTCGGTATTGTGGGTGCGGGTGGTATCTCACGTGCACACCAGCGGACTTATACGGCAGTAGGCGGTTTCGAGATTGTTGCGGTCTGCGACATCATCAAGAGTAAGGCAAACGAAGCTGCCGATAAGTGGGGTGTCCCAAGGAAACACGTCTTCACCAGCTACAACAAGATGCTTGAGATGGACGAAATTGATACGGTCAGCGTTTGCACTTACAACCAAGGCCATCGCCGTCCAACGGTCGCAGCGTTGAATGCTGGTAAGCATGTCTTTTGTGAGAAACCGATGGCAGCGACGCTCCCTGATGCGACCGCAATGGTGCGCGCCGCGAAAGCGTCGGGCAAAATCTTGCAAATCGGTATCCACAGCACCTTTAATCCGAGACTCCAATTCGCTAAGAAGTTGATCGATTCAGGACTGCTCGGCGACATCTATTATTCTGAATCTACAGGAGGTAGTCGACGCAGGAATCCGGGACGTACATTCATCTACAAAAAGACCGCAGGTGCCGGCGCAATCGTAGATGTCGGTGTCTACAATATGCACGATTCGTTGTATGCGATGGGGTATCCAAAACCAGTGCGGGTCTCCGCGATTACCGAGGATTGCATCTCCCAGCAAGATCCGCAATTTAAGGGTATCATGGACGTTGAAGAGTTCGGTGTCGCATGGGTCCGGTTTGACAATGGCGGTGTGATGGTATTCAAAATCTCTTGGGTAGTGCATCAGGATTCGCTCGGTCCGAGTTTTTGTCTCGGTAAAGAAGCAGGTATTTCTCTGAACGAACCCGTTGTCTATGCCGATGCTTATACAAATGACCTGAAGAAACTTGTCAAATCCGAAGGACTCACCGCAGAAGCGAACCCACCGGAAGGGATGACGACGATCCAGTTCTCTGGATTCCCAGAGGTCGATGTCTGGCAAGCACAGATAACGGCGTTCCGTGAAGCCGTCAAAGTGGACGCACCATCGCCGATACTCCCAGAGGGTGTCCTACTCACGAATGTAATTATGGATGGTATTTTCCGTTCACATGCAGCGGGGAAAGAGGTTGCAGTGAGAGTGCCGGAGGTTGAATAG
- a CDS encoding Gfo/Idh/MocA family oxidoreductase — MTIRVGIVGTGGISRAHHRTYTAVGGFEIVAVCDIIKSKANEAADKWGVPRKHVFTSYNKMLEMDEIDTVSVCTYNQGHRRPTVAALNAGKHVFCEKPMAATLPDATAMVRAAKASGKILQIGLKSAFDPRLQFAKKVIDKGLLGDIYYSESTGCRRRGNPGRTFIYKRTAGAGAIVDIGVYNMHNSLYAMGYPKPVRVSAITEDYISQQDPRFKGIMDVEEFGVAWVRFDNGGVMVFKISWAIHQDSLGPSFCLGKEMGISLNGPVVYADAYTDELKKLVKSEGLTAEANPPEGMTTVRLSGFPEVNVWEAQMTAFREAVKADEPSLLPPEGVLLTNVIMDGIFRSHAAGKEVAVRVPEI; from the coding sequence ATGACAATTCGAGTCGGTATTGTGGGTACAGGTGGTATTTCACGGGCACACCATAGGACTTATACGGCAGTAGGCGGTTTCGAGATCGTTGCGGTCTGCGACATCATCAAAAGCAAGGCAAACGAGGCTGCCGATAAGTGGGGTGTCCCGAGGAAACACGTCTTCACCAGCTACAACAAGATGCTTGAGATGGACGAAATTGATACGGTCAGTGTTTGCACTTACAACCAAGGCCATCGCCGTCCGACAGTGGCAGCCTTGAACGCCGGTAAACACGTCTTTTGTGAGAAACCGATGGCAGCGACGCTCCCTGATGCGACCGCAATGGTACGCGCCGCGAAAGCGTCGGGCAAAATCTTGCAGATCGGTCTCAAAAGTGCCTTTGATCCGAGACTCCAATTCGCTAAAAAAGTGATTGACAAAGGACTGCTCGGCGACATCTATTATTCTGAATCTACAGGCTGCAGGCGACGCGGGAATCCTGGACGAACGTTCATCTACAAAAGGACCGCGGGGGCGGGTGCAATCGTAGACATCGGTGTCTATAATATGCACAACTCGTTGTATGCGATGGGGTATCCGAAACCGGTACGCGTCTCTGCCATCACAGAGGATTACATCTCGCAGCAGGATCCAAGGTTTAAGGGTATCATGGACGTTGAAGAGTTCGGTGTCGCATGGGTCCGGTTTGACAATGGCGGTGTGATGGTGTTCAAAATCTCTTGGGCGATCCATCAAGATTCGCTCGGTCCGAGTTTCTGCCTCGGTAAAGAAATGGGTATCTCTCTGAATGGACCGGTTGTCTATGCCGATGCCTATACCGATGAACTTAAGAAACTCGTCAAATCCGAAGGACTCACCGCAGAAGCGAACCCACCCGAGGGTATGACGACGGTCCGGTTATCAGGGTTTCCTGAGGTCAATGTCTGGGAAGCACAGATGACAGCGTTCCGTGAAGCCGTCAAAGCGGATGAACCGTCGCTGCTACCACCAGAAGGCGTTCTGCTGACGAACGTGATTATGGACGGTATCTTCCGTTCACATGCAGCAGGAAAAGAGGTTGCAGTGAGAGTGCCGGAGATTTAG
- a CDS encoding Gfo/Idh/MocA family oxidoreductase, with the protein MTVKVGIIGTGGISRAHRSTYEKVGGFEIIAVCDIIKSKANQAADEWGVPRKNAFSSYNKMLEMDELDGVSVCTYNQGHRRPTVAALNAGKHVLCEKPMAATLSDATAMVRAAKASGKILQIGLNPTFDPRIQFIRKAFDAGLFGDIYYSESAGCRRRGNPGHTFIYKKTAGAGATVDIGVYNMHASLYAMGYPKPVRVSAITEDYISQQDPRFKGIMDVEEFGAAWVRFDNGGVMVFKISWAVHQDSLGGNFHLGTKAGFSLGGPVIYADAYAGELKKFVESEGLTAEPNPPEGMTTIQFSGFPQSDNWAAQMIAFREAVKADAPSPIPPEGVLLTNVIMDGIFRSHAAGKEVAVRVPKI; encoded by the coding sequence ATGACTGTCAAGGTTGGTATTATTGGTACAGGTGGCATTTCACGTGCGCACCGGAGCACATACGAGAAAGTCGGTGGTTTCGAGATCATCGCGGTCTGCGACATCATTAAAAGCAAGGCGAACCAAGCCGCTGATGAGTGGGGTGTTCCGAGAAAGAACGCTTTTTCAAGTTACAACAAAATGCTTGAAATGGATGAACTCGATGGGGTGAGTGTCTGCACTTACAATCAGGGACATCGGCGACCAACGGTCGCAGCGTTGAACGCCGGTAAACATGTTCTCTGTGAAAAACCGATGGCGGCGACACTCTCAGATGCGACCGCGATGGTGCGGGCAGCGAAGGCATCAGGCAAAATCTTACAAATCGGTCTCAATCCTACGTTTGATCCGAGGATCCAATTCATCAGAAAAGCGTTCGACGCGGGATTGTTCGGCGATATCTACTATTCTGAGTCTGCAGGCTGCAGGCGACGCGGGAATCCTGGACATACATTCATCTATAAAAAGACAGCGGGGGCGGGGGCAACCGTGGATATCGGTGTCTACAATATGCACGCTTCGCTGTATGCGATGGGGTATCCGAAACCGGTGCGTGTCTCCGCGATTACCGAGGATTATATCTCGCAGCAGGATCCGAGATTTAAAGGGATCATGGATGTCGAAGAATTCGGTGCAGCGTGGGTGCGGTTTGACAATGGTGGTGTGATGGTGTTCAAAATCTCTTGGGCGGTGCATCAGGACTCACTCGGCGGCAACTTCCATCTTGGGACGAAAGCGGGTTTCTCGTTGGGTGGACCGGTTATTTATGCCGATGCGTATGCCGGTGAACTCAAGAAGTTTGTCGAATCGGAGGGATTAACAGCGGAACCGAACCCACCAGAAGGTATGACGACGATCCAGTTCTCAGGGTTCCCGCAGTCCGATAACTGGGCGGCACAGATGATCGCGTTCCGTGAAGCTGTCAAAGCGGACGCGCCGTCACCGATACCGCCAGAGGGTGTTCTGCTCACGAATGTGATTATGGACGGTATTTTCCGTTCACATGCAGCGGGGAAAGAGGTTGCGGTGAGGGTGCCGAAGATTTAG
- a CDS encoding RNA methyltransferase: MLYSIIVSAGLENLAREELSERFSDTGHLKILERKPQRLLFQYTGNPRELLSLRTAEHLFLILKQLPKMTRSRSSLAALSGSLARFNFKEMFECCRQVGIRVRKRTPFRVTSRLSGKRNFRRVDLQRVVEQALLKRGWYLNSANSALDVWAEVHGDDGYISVKLSGNDMAQRPYKHAHIPASLKPTLAYSMARLSRPHPEDVFLDAMCGAGTILLERALIKRYRYLIGGDVSADALDATVANFGRKHQPRQFFHWDARSLPLGSNTVDKIVCNLPFGETIGNVSQLTNLYRQCLREYERVLKPRGRMVLLTSQDALLDDELKQRRSLRVAQKLTVDVRGMRARMSVICPKTR, from the coding sequence ATGCTTTATTCCATTATCGTAAGCGCGGGGTTAGAAAACCTTGCACGTGAAGAATTATCTGAACGTTTTAGCGACACAGGACATCTGAAAATCTTGGAACGCAAACCGCAGCGGCTCCTCTTCCAATACACAGGGAATCCGCGGGAATTACTATCCCTGCGGACAGCCGAACATCTCTTTCTCATCTTGAAGCAGCTGCCGAAGATGACCCGTTCACGCAGCTCGTTAGCGGCACTCAGCGGTTCACTTGCACGCTTCAATTTCAAAGAGATGTTTGAATGCTGTCGGCAGGTAGGGATCCGCGTCCGAAAACGAACACCGTTTCGGGTAACAAGCCGACTCTCAGGAAAACGTAACTTCCGACGCGTTGACCTCCAGCGCGTCGTGGAACAAGCGTTATTGAAGCGCGGCTGGTATCTGAACTCGGCAAACTCAGCATTGGATGTCTGGGCAGAGGTACATGGCGACGACGGGTATATCAGCGTCAAACTCTCAGGAAACGATATGGCGCAACGTCCCTACAAACACGCACACATTCCTGCATCCCTCAAACCGACATTAGCATACAGTATGGCGCGCCTTTCGCGACCCCATCCAGAGGATGTCTTTTTGGATGCGATGTGTGGTGCCGGAACTATCCTTTTGGAACGGGCACTTATCAAGCGGTATCGATACTTAATTGGGGGCGATGTCTCTGCAGACGCTTTAGACGCTACCGTGGCGAATTTCGGACGGAAACATCAGCCGCGCCAATTCTTTCACTGGGATGCACGGAGTTTACCGTTAGGATCGAATACTGTTGATAAAATTGTTTGTAATCTCCCGTTCGGAGAGACAATCGGAAATGTCTCGCAACTTACGAATCTGTATCGCCAGTGTCTTAGAGAATATGAGCGTGTCCTGAAACCGAGAGGGAGGATGGTGCTACTCACTTCTCAAGACGCTCTGCTTGATGATGAACTAAAACAGCGACGTTCTCTCAGGGTTGCCCAGAAATTGACGGTAGATGTGCGGGGGATGCGGGCACGGATGTCTGTTATCTGTCCCAAAACACGGTAG
- a CDS encoding prolyl oligopeptidase family serine peptidase codes for MSNNTAQTLHGTNPLTAEGDLAAQMVEVLDGYVTNAVANSLEKRETLWHRDYSSHDAYAESVEPNRERFRKQIGCLDERLPIEALSYVATTKDDTQITADENYTVSRVRWRVFDEVDGEGMLLEPKHNVPMIAQVVALPDADWTPEMVAGVTDELPTNAQFARRLAKAGCRVVVPLLINRDDTYSVNPTIDAKTNQPHREFIYRMAYQLGRHIIGYEVQKVLSLVDWMSLSDVPIGVIGYGEGGLIALYSAAVDTRIQATTVSGYFQSRQDVWREPIYRNVWGLLHEFGDAEIASLIAPRPLMIEASRGPEVAGPSPLREGRGGAAPGQLVSPPVDSAKAEFSRARDFYQQLGSEDALHLVSIEDGLPGSQETLTAFLTGLGVENGYIDGYHATASRTVDDFDYEARQKRQFMQLVNLTQRFLREAASRRQQFFWEKTDTASIERWEETCKDAKTYFWDDVIGRCPSPDVPANPRTRLIYDEPRWKGYEVVLDVWEGVFAYGILLLPNDLQPGEQRPVVVCQHGLEGRPQDTADPKIESVYHSYAAQLADRGFITYAPQNPYIGQDAFRVIQRKANPIKWSLFSLIIRQHERTLDWLAGLPFVDADRLGFYGLSYGGKTAMRVPAVLDRYACSICSADFNEWIVKNATYDSRYSYMFTGEYEMPEFDLGNTFNYGEMAGLIAPRPFMVERGHDDGVAPDEWVAHEFAVVRRLYVRLGIADRTEIEFFDGGHQINSDGTFSFLHRHLNWPESPSK; via the coding sequence ATGTCAAACAACACTGCACAGACATTACACGGAACGAACCCGTTAACAGCGGAAGGGGACCTCGCCGCACAGATGGTTGAGGTGCTTGACGGTTATGTTACTAACGCGGTAGCGAATTCCCTTGAAAAACGGGAGACGTTGTGGCATCGCGACTATAGTTCTCATGATGCTTACGCTGAATCTGTGGAACCGAATCGGGAACGGTTTAGAAAACAGATCGGGTGTCTTGATGAACGGCTGCCGATTGAGGCACTGAGTTACGTCGCCACGACAAAAGATGACACACAGATCACAGCAGATGAGAACTACACCGTATCCCGCGTCCGTTGGCGGGTGTTTGACGAGGTAGACGGTGAAGGGATGCTCTTGGAACCGAAGCACAATGTCCCGATGATCGCGCAGGTCGTCGCGCTCCCCGATGCCGACTGGACACCGGAGATGGTAGCCGGTGTAACAGACGAGTTACCTACAAATGCCCAGTTTGCGAGACGTTTGGCAAAGGCGGGGTGCCGTGTCGTTGTCCCGCTGCTTATCAACCGTGACGATACCTATTCCGTTAACCCAACCATTGATGCGAAAACGAATCAACCCCACCGCGAGTTCATCTATCGGATGGCGTATCAACTCGGAAGACATATCATCGGATATGAGGTGCAGAAGGTGCTATCGTTAGTTGACTGGATGTCCCTCTCCGACGTGCCGATTGGTGTTATCGGTTATGGTGAAGGCGGACTGATTGCCCTCTACAGTGCAGCGGTTGATACACGAATTCAGGCGACGACTGTCAGCGGATATTTCCAATCGCGACAAGACGTATGGAGAGAACCGATTTACCGGAATGTATGGGGGCTGCTACACGAATTTGGCGATGCCGAAATCGCAAGTCTCATCGCACCACGTCCACTGATGATTGAAGCGAGTCGTGGTCCTGAAGTCGCTGGACCGTCGCCACTTCGGGAGGGTCGCGGCGGTGCTGCACCCGGACAACTCGTCTCGCCACCAGTAGACTCCGCCAAGGCAGAGTTTAGCCGCGCACGCGACTTTTATCAGCAACTCGGTAGTGAAGATGCCCTACACCTCGTTTCTATCGAGGATGGATTGCCGGGTTCTCAAGAAACGTTAACCGCGTTTCTCACCGGACTGGGTGTTGAAAATGGATATATTGACGGATACCACGCTACTGCTTCAAGAACAGTTGACGATTTTGACTATGAAGCACGGCAAAAGCGGCAGTTTATGCAACTCGTAAATCTGACACAACGCTTTTTGCGGGAAGCAGCGTCGCGGCGGCAACAGTTCTTCTGGGAGAAGACCGATACCGCTTCGATCGAACGGTGGGAGGAGACATGTAAGGATGCCAAAACCTATTTCTGGGACGATGTTATCGGTAGATGTCCCTCTCCTGATGTTCCTGCCAATCCAAGAACTCGGCTCATTTATGACGAACCCCGTTGGAAAGGCTATGAAGTCGTCCTTGATGTCTGGGAAGGCGTTTTCGCTTACGGCATCTTACTCCTGCCAAATGATCTGCAGCCCGGTGAACAACGTCCCGTTGTTGTCTGTCAACACGGTTTAGAAGGGAGACCACAGGATACCGCCGATCCGAAGATAGAATCTGTCTATCATTCCTACGCTGCACAGCTAGCAGATAGGGGATTTATTACCTACGCACCACAGAATCCTTACATCGGTCAAGATGCCTTCCGCGTCATTCAACGTAAGGCGAACCCGATAAAATGGTCGCTCTTTTCGTTGATTATCCGTCAACATGAACGGACGCTCGATTGGTTAGCGGGACTCCCCTTCGTTGATGCAGATAGACTCGGATTTTATGGGTTATCTTACGGTGGCAAGACAGCCATGCGTGTTCCCGCAGTGCTGGATCGGTACGCCTGCTCAATCTGTTCCGCTGATTTCAACGAGTGGATCGTCAAAAATGCGACCTATGATTCTCGGTATAGTTACATGTTCACGGGTGAATATGAGATGCCGGAGTTTGATTTAGGGAACACATTCAACTACGGCGAGATGGCGGGTCTCATCGCGCCGCGCCCGTTTATGGTGGAGCGCGGACACGACGACGGTGTTGCACCCGATGAGTGGGTCGCGCACGAGTTCGCAGTCGTCCGACGGCTTTACGTCCGATTGGGCATTGCCGATAGGACGGAGATAGAATTTTTTGATGGCGGACATCAGATTAATTCCGATGGCACCTTCAGTTTCCTACACCGCCACTTAAACTGGCCCGAATCACCTTCAAAGTAA
- a CDS encoding CoA transferase: protein MPGPLDGIKVLDLTRVLAGPYATMLLGDLGAEVIKIEQPSIGDESRNFGPFKNGFSLYFMSVNRGKRSITLNLKTERGQAIFKQLLAHTDIVVENFRPGTMEKLGLDYDTLRTEHPSLIYAACSGFGQTGPYAQQGAYDMIIQGMGGIISITGEPEGPPVRVGTSISDITAALFTTIGVLSALHHRNQTGRGQFVDVAMLDSLVAVLENAVVRYFATGEAPKPLGARHPAITPFEAFASADGHVIIALGNDTLWAKFCEHVNRQDLISDERFQTNADRTENHAELFPILSDIMSQRVTDDWIDALGQIGVPCGPINTMDKVVSHPQVQAREMIARVAHQITGKVEVPGVPIKLSETPGHVEAPAPSLGEHTTEILTGVLKMSPDEVAKLKQDGVI from the coding sequence ATGCCAGGTCCACTGGACGGCATAAAGGTCTTAGATTTGACACGCGTCCTCGCCGGTCCCTACGCAACAATGCTACTCGGCGACCTCGGCGCAGAGGTAATCAAGATTGAACAACCCAGCATAGGGGACGAATCTCGGAACTTCGGTCCCTTCAAAAACGGGTTCAGTCTCTATTTCATGAGCGTGAATCGCGGTAAACGGAGCATCACACTCAACCTTAAAACCGAACGTGGACAAGCCATATTCAAGCAGTTGTTAGCACACACCGATATTGTCGTGGAGAATTTCCGACCCGGAACGATGGAAAAATTGGGGTTGGATTACGACACGCTGAGAACTGAGCATCCTTCGCTCATCTACGCCGCGTGTTCAGGTTTCGGACAAACCGGCCCCTATGCACAACAGGGTGCTTACGACATGATCATTCAAGGCATGGGCGGCATCATCAGCATCACGGGTGAACCGGAAGGACCGCCGGTACGCGTCGGCACCTCTATCAGCGACATCACCGCAGCCCTCTTCACGACAATCGGTGTTCTCTCGGCACTACACCACCGCAACCAAACAGGAAGGGGACAGTTTGTAGATGTCGCGATGTTAGATAGCCTCGTCGCTGTCTTGGAAAACGCTGTTGTCCGCTATTTCGCCACAGGCGAGGCACCGAAACCACTCGGTGCGAGACACCCCGCCATTACACCGTTTGAGGCGTTCGCATCTGCGGATGGACACGTTATCATCGCACTCGGAAACGATACCCTCTGGGCAAAATTCTGTGAGCATGTCAATCGGCAGGATCTCATTTCGGATGAACGTTTCCAAACAAACGCTGATCGGACGGAAAATCATGCGGAATTGTTCCCGATACTTTCGGACATTATGTCCCAACGGGTAACCGACGACTGGATCGATGCCCTTGGACAAATTGGTGTGCCGTGCGGGCCTATCAATACAATGGACAAAGTGGTGAGCCATCCACAGGTACAAGCGAGAGAGATGATTGCCCGTGTCGCGCATCAGATTACCGGTAAAGTTGAAGTTCCGGGTGTGCCGATCAAGTTATCGGAAACCCCCGGACACGTGGAGGCACCTGCACCGAGTCTCGGCGAACACACAACCGAGATACTGACCGGCGTACTGAAAATGTCTCCAGACGAAGTGGCAAAGTTAAAACAAGACGGCGTTATTTGA
- a CDS encoding phosphoribosylaminoimidazolesuccinocarboxamide synthase — MSQNVITSTKLTNLTPAHSGKVRDLYDLGDELLIVSTDRISAFDVVLPNGIPDKGKVLTGLSTFWFNYTGSVADNHLITTEVEDYPDALQPDAELLKGRSMLVRKADRVDVECVVRGYLAGSGWSSYQKTGEICGQKLPDGLRESDRLPELLFTPTTKAEQGEHDEPISIDEMRNEVGSELTDQLIQASFALFEAASQHAENAGIILCDTKFEFGQHDGKLIVIDEVFTPDSSRFWPADLYEPGKPQQSFDKQFVRDYLSEIGWNKEPPAPELPEDVISKTSEKYREAYRLIVGEEL; from the coding sequence ATGTCTCAAAACGTTATAACATCTACAAAATTAACCAATTTAACCCCTGCCCACAGCGGTAAGGTACGCGACCTTTATGACCTCGGCGATGAACTCTTGATCGTCTCCACCGATCGGATATCCGCCTTTGATGTCGTTTTGCCGAACGGTATCCCTGATAAAGGGAAGGTCCTAACCGGTCTGTCCACATTCTGGTTCAACTACACCGGCTCCGTCGCTGATAATCATCTGATTACGACAGAAGTTGAAGATTATCCCGATGCGTTGCAGCCTGATGCGGAGCTGCTAAAGGGACGCTCCATGCTTGTCCGAAAAGCCGATCGCGTTGATGTTGAATGCGTCGTCCGTGGGTATCTCGCCGGTTCCGGTTGGTCCTCGTATCAGAAAACAGGCGAAATCTGTGGTCAAAAACTGCCGGATGGACTGCGCGAATCCGATCGGCTCCCTGAACTCCTGTTCACACCGACAACCAAAGCGGAACAAGGCGAGCATGACGAACCGATCTCCATTGATGAGATGCGTAACGAAGTCGGCAGCGAACTAACGGATCAATTGATTCAGGCCAGTTTTGCACTCTTTGAAGCCGCGAGTCAACACGCCGAAAACGCCGGGATTATCCTCTGTGACACCAAATTTGAATTCGGGCAACACGATGGAAAACTGATTGTCATTGATGAAGTCTTCACGCCGGACTCCTCCCGTTTCTGGCCCGCGGATCTCTACGAACCCGGCAAGCCGCAGCAGAGTTTCGATAAGCAGTTCGTTAGGGACTACCTCTCCGAAATCGGTTGGAACAAGGAACCCCCCGCGCCTGAGCTACCGGAGGATGTTATCTCCAAGACAAGCGAGAAATATCGAGAGGCATACCGCCTCATCGTTGGCGAAGAATTATAG